In the genome of Candidatus Sysuiplasma jiujiangense, the window ATGCTGCTGAGGACACATACGACAGTTGCGACGATACGATATCTGGCAAATCACAGGAAGCAGCCGGTAAAGGCATTCGCGGTCGGCAGGATATTCAGGCATGAAGCCATGGATTCCACCCATCTGTCCGAATTTCATCAGATAGAGGGTATTCTGATGGAAAAAGGTGCGTCATTCGACATGCTATGCAATGTCCTCTCCGAATTCTACAGAAAAATGGGATTTGATAAATTCAGGCTGCGCCCTGGCTACTTCCCGTACACCGAGCCTTCGATGGAGATAGATGTTCTCTACAACGGCAGGTGGATGGAACTTGGCGGTTCAGGAATGTTCAGACCGGAAGTCCTTGCTCCTCTCGGTATACGGCATCCGGTCCTTGCATGGGGGCTCGGCCTGGAGAGGCTTGTCATGATAAAATACGGCTTCAGCGATATTCGGGATCTTTACCTCAGCGATCTGTCTGCGCTGCAGAAAATGCCGGTAATCTAATTCCCGTTCATATCCATCAGGCCTCGAAGTTTTGCCTCGATTCTGGCCGCCTCCCTGTAATTCCCTTCCTCCCTCTCGATTTTAGCTAGAAGGCCGTAATTCATTTTGGAGTCAAGAACTGATCCGGTCGAAGTTGAGTTCCTGAGAGCAATATTGAGTTCATCCCTTGCCCGTGCATAATCCCGAGAATGGGCTGCTATCCTGGCCCTTATCCGATGAAATTGCGAGACATTGTGATGAGCTCTGCCAGAATCAATACCACCTATCATGTCCATTGCTCTTTTAATCTCCCCCTCCATCGCCAGCGCTTCAGCCATGGTGAGGTCCTGTTCAAATCCCTCGCCGCCTGTTCCACCGAACAACTTAATAACCTGCCCGCTGCGCTCTTCGGATAAGCAGATTCTTGCGGCAATTTTCCTGATATTTTTCATTCCACCAGACGATGGCATAAAATCGATTATGACGTTTTTCAGATCCGCATCCTGTGATGCTTCTATTTCGTTCGGATGGAATGAAGCCGTCCTCTCCGCTTCAGAATGACGCCGGCACATCAGAAGGTATTTCATTCTGCCAGCGTAATCCATTGCCTCCAGGCAGTAGTCGGCCATTGCACCAAGGCAGAGATTGCGGATACCCTTATCCTGCAAGATCGCGTCTATTGCACTACCTGACGATTCAAGCAGGGATATTTTGTTTCCTCCTGCATTCACTGTGAATGGAAGCTTTCCGTCGACGTGGAGGAGGTGTCTGTCAAGCGGTGTACCGGCAATACGCAGCATGCAGAGTTTGATAATATCTCGCTTGTCCATCTTTGAAAGCACTTCGTCTGCCGACACCCTTCCAGGATAAGCCACCGCCTTATCGATGAGCCTCTTCTGTTCAATTCGCATGTACAGGCGTTCGGCATACTCCTTTCCGTGTGAAGTCAAAAGGTAAATCTTGGTTTCTCTGCTGTTTCCCTTCACTCTTGCCAGATCGCTGTAAAAGAGTCCCTTCGAGGAGCCTCTTTCCAGTTCAATGGCGACATGGGCTCTGCTGAGCATCAGTGAATCTGAAATGCCGTCCTGAGTCAGGAGGTATTCCTCTTTTCTGCCACCTGCTTTCGCTGTCGTTTCGGAAATGTGAATTATGATCCTGTCGCGAACCGTCAGGTTTTGATCCTTCTCGGGCAATGTGATTCGGGTAGGTAATTTCATTCAGTGATAAGGAATTTGTTATCAATCCGGCGAAGCTGATAAATTTTTTTGCGAAACCCGCTTTGCTCCTACCTACATACCCGAATATCATTTGGTCCCTTGTGATGGCGTTCAAGCCGATCATGTAAGGATTTGTGCCATTTGAAAGGATTTGCTGCCTGATGGCGACTTCAGGGACATGGTGAACACTGCCATTGACAGGACACTGAAGGAGGGTATAGCATCCCGCAACAGACTGTCAGCTGCCGTTTACAGGGAGTTGGTGGAGAAGCATTCAGTTTGTTTCCAAATATTCAATTTAACAATTCGTCAGTGCCGTTATTTGTGGTTTGACAGAAGTGCTCGTATCATCCGAGATGGCTGCAGTGAAGGGTGGCATTTCGCCCTTTGTACAGTAAACCGGTGAGTGCAATCAAAATGCCCGTGTGATAAAAGAATTCGTATTGTCTGATGAATTCACTGTCCTGCTGCAACGATCTCAAAACGGCAAGTGCCATCACGTTTTTTGACACGAAAGACTTGACATTCACGATGCCGATAGGGTAGAGTGCTGATGCATTGAGATGGCGCATACAAGACTCATGAAGCTTTTTGCCGTTATCGCCTCTGTTGTCATCATGGCTGCAGGAGCAGGATATGCCCTTCATGTGTACAGCCGGAGAAGTGTTTCACGGCCCAAACCCAAGCCTGCCGGTTATTTCGGTCCGCGAATGGTTGTGAATTCAGGCAGCCCGACAGACAGCATTGCCAACAACACAACCATCAATGTGCAGATTTTCTCTGCCGTCCCCTCGGCATTCGCGAAGACAGGACTTAGCTTCTACAGCATTGCCCAGGGCAATCAGTGGAACAACAGTGTCAACGATGAGCTGCTGAATTCAACGATGCTGCCTGGAAACGCCTCGACCGGCAAGTTCTTCCTGTCGACACAGTTCAATTCAATTGCAAAGGAATGGATGTCCCTTCTCTCACCGGACACGGGAACGAACTACCCTTCACTCACAGTCGAGGCGGTCAAGACAGTCGTGCTGAACGGAAGCATGCTGCTCTACCAGTACTACAACAACATTCCTTTCTATCCTTTCAGCCTGTCCGTTGTCAGCGCAAACAGCACAGTGCTCTCAAACAGCACGCTTCTCGCATCAACGGGACTGGAGAGCTGGTTTGGCGGCAGCAATGTCAGTCTTTCGAACTATTCTCAGATATCACTGACGGACGAGGTTTCAGCCTGACGCTTGTCTTTCCCTCTGTACCCATACAGGTCATATCTGCCAATGCTTCTGCAAACGGAGACCTGTCCCATTCTTATGCGGGAACTCCCGCCTCTGCCGTTCCCTCACCCGATAGCTGCCATTGGGCATACTACTACACCTATCCGAGCACCACAAGCAACACGCTGGAAAGGACGACCTATGCGAACGGAACACTTCCGTTGCCGGGCGTGCACATGGGCAGGAATGCAGACCAGGGCAATTCACAGATAGTTCTTGCCGCCAGCGTTTACATCCAGAATGACACAATCAATTTCAATTCAAACCAGGTCTACGCCAATCCTTCTGGATCGATAACAACGACAATGAGCACGCAGCCATCCTTCTCTCACATGGCAAACGTAACTGTTGGCAACTCAGGAGGTGGAACGGATGCCATCCCGCAAGGCATTTCGGAACTCTTAGACAACCACAGCTACGCGCAGAATCTGACAACGGGATTTGCAGGCATCCAGGGTGTCGAGTATGAATTCCAGCACTACAACAGGTACACCTGCAATTACAGGTATTACCGGGAACAATTCATCTGCCCTCCATACAGGTATCCGCCCCATCTCCTTTCCCAGACACTTGTTTCGAAGGTCTATGACGGCAACTTCACAATAGGCGAAATTGTTCATGTCAAAACAACAGCAGGACTTGTTGTTAAGGCATCACATCTTTCGATATGGGAGGCCTGGGTAATTCAGCACCTTCTTCTGTCGCATTCCAACGGCACTCTTATCCTGAATGACAATGGACTTAACACCTCTTATCGAAGTTCAATCGTTTGGGCGGTGACATACGGGTGGACAAATGCCGCAAATGTAGTCATGGAGACTTCGGAAGGCATTGTCTATGTTTTGCACAGCAATTCCGCGCTGTCTCGCCATCATATCGGTGATTGCTGTTGCGAATGGACTAGATCTTGATGCTGGTGAACCGGCCGTCATACCAGATGCTGCAAGCTTGGTTGCAGATACACTTTCCTGTCCTCGGTGCTGTCACACATCATTTCTTCAGCCATTAAATAGAGCTTATCACTGGTGGTGGATGGTTATTTCTGATTGTGAACCGCATAGATCTTCGGATGTGGTAGTGTCAGAAACATCAAGCATAGACCTCGATCTGAATGCGTGCATTAACATCACTGCCAGGGGGTCAGATATGTCTGAAACGATCCATTCCAATAGACCAGCCAGGTGAAGCAGTGAACCGGAATCCTGTTTGCATGACTGAACAGGTAATCCGGGGAGCAAATGGTGGGAAGCACCGAAATTCATTCGGAAGCGGATGAATTTAGGAGCAAAGCCTGCGAAACCATTAAAATAAAGGCAGGATATGTGAAGAATTGCAAGAGGTAAAGAGAATTTGCCCAATCCGCATGCAGGAGTCAGTGAAATTATTGGGCTCCTGGAAGCCGTAAATGATTTTGATGGAAACGTGAACGCTTCTGTACTCGCTGATGATTTTGACCTGGAAATCGATGAGATCTATCCGGCCATCGAAAGTGCTGAAATGCTAGGTCTCATCTCCACCCCAGAAGGGGATGTCAGACTCACCGATGCAGGTAGGGCATTCCTGAAGGCCGACATTCAGAATAGGAAGGACATCCTCAGGGAGCAGATGCTGAAGGTTGAAAGTTTTTCAAAACTAATCGAAAAGCTACGGACATCTTCGGAACACCGGATGAAGAGGACCGAAGTCATGAAATATATTTCAGACACCATGAAGTCGATGCATCCTGACCTGCTTTTCACAACACTGACAAACTGGGCAAGATATGCAGAACTTCTGAGATTCGACGCAGATGAGGATGAAGTTTATCTTGTAGGATGATCGAGTTCGTTAATGACTTCAAAAAGTGAATTAAATACCTTCTCAGCCCCGGCCTCCTCCAGTTCATCGTAAGCCGCCATTCCGCCAGTTATACCGAACGGCGTTACGCCGCATGCGAGAAAGGCACTTATGTCCACAACGCTGTCGCCCAGTCCGAATGTCTCCTCAGGGCGGGCAGAAAGCGTTTCAAGCGCAATCCGAACCGCTCTTGGATTTGGCTTCATTTCCCACAGCACATCATCCCTGGAAACTGATATGTCGACAAAACCGTCAAGATCCAATCTCCTGAGGCAGCTGTTTATCGCCTCGCAGCAGTTGGAGCTTGTTATGGCTGTCATTATTTTCCTGTTTTTCAGGTATTTCAGAAGGTCCATGCATCCGTCTTTCATGGAAGCTCTCATAGCCCCTCTGCATTCGTAAACGCACAGTTTGTGAGATGCCTCAGACCATCTTTCCTTCCTTGTCCTTTCGGGACCGCTGTCAAATCTTGCCGACTCCCTGAGCAGGCTTACAGGCAGGTATTTCAGTCCGGAGATGTCAAAGCCGTTTCTGAGAAGAATGCTGCCAACCTCAATGCCGGCTGATTTCCAGTCAACAATATCAGACATGTCGACAAGCGTGAGGTCGAAGTCAAGCAGTGCTGCCTTGTAACGGTAATTCAATCTTTTTCCCCTGCGGAGGGTGGATGCGTATTACTAAATGAGATATACTGTTTATCACTCGAACAGTGAAAGCGCCAGATTTCTTTCGGTTTCATTGAACTTCCTGACGCCACTTACCGGAGCAATGCCTCCGTTTGTCTGTTTCAGCTGTTCCTCAAAAGTCGGCAAATCCTCTCTTCTGTAGAAGATGCCCAGCGGTATTTTTTCGCTCTCATGAGCCCTGCTCATTGCGGCGTTGAAATCGGAAGAATCGTGCTTCACTGAATCAAGATCGTACATTTTCGCCCTGATTTCGTCATATATGTCGTTCCAGGTAACGCATGGGCTCAGAATGTCCACCAGTGCAAAACCGCGATGGTGTATTGCTTCCTCTATCATTCGTGTGAGCGGTTTGACCTGGCCGGAAAATCCTCTCGCGACAAATGTCGCACCTATCCCTAGAAGGGAGGAAAGGGGATTCAACGGATAAATGCTGCTGCCATACGGCGTAGTTTTTGTCTTCTGGCCAAGTTTGGAAGTGGGTGAAAGCTGACCCGTTGTCAGCCCGTATATTTCATTATTCAGCACAAGGAGTTTTATGTCATGGTTCCGTCTCGCAGCGTGCACAACATGATTGAAACCGATACCATATTCATCACCGTCCCCCGCAATTGCCAGTACCGTCAGCGCAGGGTTGGCTATCTTTGCGCCGACTGCAACAGGAACAGGCCTTCCATGAAGGCCATGGTGGCCGTATGTCCTTATATAACCGGGAAAATTCGATGAGCACCCTATTCCCGAGGAGATCAGGACGTTGTGCGGCTCTATTCCGAGTCCTGCGAGCGCATTTTTGACGGCAGACAGCGCACCGAAATCACCGCATCCGGGGCACCAGTCCGGTCTTATGTCGCTTTCAAATGTTTTCAGATCTATCAATTGTTTTTCCAACATTTAACTCGCCTTCGTTTTCAAAAGTTCTTTAATCCTGTTTACGATCTCAGCAGGCTCAATCGGTTCCCCCGAGTAGGAGAGTAAGCGATCTGCTATTATCGTCCCAGTCTCCCTCGCAATGAGTCCGGCCATCTGTCCGGTATAATTCGCCTCTATGTCGAGCAGCCTCTTCGCACTGTGCAGCATGGCAGAAATTTCGCTCCATCGGAGCGGGAAGATATCCGTGAATTCTATGGAGTTGACGCTGAAACCCTCTTTCCAGAGCGTCCTGAGCGCTTCACGCACAGGATTGGATGTGCTTCCCCAGCACACAATGGACAGATCAGCATCTTTCGGCCCGGCAATTTCGGGTAATTTCATCTCGCCGGCTATGCCGTTCAGCTTCCCCATTCTCTTTTTCATCATCTTGATTCTCATATCGACTGCACTCGCGAGTCCCGCTTCCACATCGCTAAGATCGTGTCCGTACTCGTCATGTTCATCGGTTTTCGCAACAAACATCCCATTGGGTGTTCCTGGAAGGACACGCGGGGAAATGCCGTCTTCTGTAAGCTGATATCTCCTGAACCAGGCAGAGCCATTCTTTTCCACGTCTGCGATGAGTTTGCCTCTGTCAATGTCTTCATCGAAATTCAGGTTCTCGATTGTGGAATAGCCTCCGTCGCCTATGCCGAAGTCTAGGAGGACGATAACCGGAACCTGATATTTTTCAGCAATATTGAACGCCCTTGACATCGTGTTGAATGTTTCTTCCGGATTCCTCGGAGCAATGATGACGCGCGGAAAGTCATCCTGCGAAATGCCAAGCATCATGTTCAGATCCCCCTGGGCGGTCTTGGTAGGCAATCCCGTAGAAGGTCCTGCCCTCATAACGTCCACAACCACGATCGGTGTTTCGTTCATCGCCGCCATTCCAAAAGCCTCCTGCATAAGGGCGAATCCTCCGCCGCTCGTTCCGCACATCGCTCTCGCGCCTGTGAATGCTGCACCGATAGTCGACCCTATTGCTGAAATTTCATCCTCAGCAAGCAGAACAGATATGCCCATTTTCTTGGCATTATAGGCCATAAAATGCAGTATCGGACTCGCTGGAGACATCGGGTAGGCAGCGTAGAATCTGCATCCTGCATTGACTGCACCGGCAGCAAGAGCAAAATTCGCATGTGTGTATTTCCTTCTAATGCTGTAATCGAATTCGAGTGTCTTTGTCGGTACGAAATCCACCTCTGTCTTCAAATACCCCTCCACTGCGGCCTTTACATTGCCCTCGATAACTTCCGGGCGCTTCGATGCAAACTGTTCCCTGATCACATTTTCGAGTATTCGCCTGTCAATGTTGAGTATGCCTGCAATAGCTCCTATTCCGACCGTGTTCTTCATTAGCGGTCTCTTGTCATATTTGAGTGCGATTTCGGTAAGCGGAAGAGGAACGGGAGTAACACCCTCTGGAACAGGACCCGCCTTGACAAACTTTGGATCGTAGATGACGGCGCCGCCTCTGTTTATCCTGCCTACATGCTCGTCAAATGCGAGCTGTGTAAGCGCAAGCAGATAGTCTATTCCATAGCCGAGGGACGTGACCCTCCAATTTCCTGCATGAATGTGGAACCAGACATGCCCTCCTCTTATGAGGGACTGGTTCCCGTTATATGTCACAACATACTGTCCGCTTCTCGAAAGCATTCTTGTGACTATCTCACCGGCACTCTGTATGCCGTCCCCTGCCGCCGCGCCCAGTCTTATCGTTATATCCATTTCATTCAAGTTTATCGCCTGTGCAGCCATTCATAAATACGTAATTGTCCTATTGCATTATCTGTCTACATTCTTAATGTTTTTGAATTCGCTATGTTTATATTGGCAGGTAGGAGCGTTCCGCGCCGGTTTCGGACCTTTTCTGCATTTGCCTGCTCTTTATTCATCTTTCTGCATTCGCTGCACTATGTCGGCGTATGAGGCAATGCCTTCCCGTCTTATTGTCTGACGACTGTCAGTCAAAATCAGTTAAAATTAAATAAACAGTTTATGATTAAGGTACCAAGGGATGGTATGTCTCCTTTATTCGAACTGTTCATTGTGCTGTGGGTAATAGTTTCGCTGTCACTCTCAATCTGGACATATAACGATGCATTCCTTCTTTCTTACAGCAGGGCATGGGCCATAGCTGTCTTTTTCTTCTCGCCTGCATTTTTCCCCCTCTATCTGTTCTGGTCAAGATGGCGCAAAATCCCAGCTGGAAACTTCAGGAAACCGGACTATGAGGTGAACACTGCGGTATTCAGTCCTCAAACGGTTAACAGCCCGCCTGCAGAACCAGCGCCGCGCTCTGAACCGGCCGCAAAGGCTGCTGTTTCCGCCGCTGAGGACGATTTGGCGTATCTGTCCCAGGGACTCCCGAGATGCCCCGGCTGCAATACGGCAGTTTCATTTTACGATGTCCAGTGTCTCAAATGCGGTCAGCCTCTGAAGAGAATAGCAACTGAGACGGCATTCTGAATTAAGTTAGTCCCGATCCTGAACCTTCAGCTCCTTTACTATTCTGTCATGCGTCTGCATGATGCCCTCTACCCCAGTGTTAAGGAGTACGCATCTGGAAGATTCCACCTCTCTCCTGAAAAATTCTTCCTGCCTCCTGTCGTCCCTGACAAGGAGATAGGGGTTGTACCAGGCCTCCTGCGCAATGGTTCCCCACTTCTCTTTCGGTCCTGCACCCGGTCTTATCATGTATTTTCCCTCAAGGAGAACCCTCACGGCCTCATCAGGATCCAGGTTTACCTGCGCAGGCGATGTGCTGTCCCTCCTGAGAAGCACAAGGAGATTAAGCGTTGCAAAATCCCCCACTTTCTCCTCCCCCTTCATCCATTCCCTGGGCAGGAGTGCCCTGGCGTTTGCAAAGGCATAGAAACACCACTCCCTTCCTTCGTCAAAAACACACTTTCGCTCGCCCCTGGCGCATCTGTCCCAGCATGACTGATTCTGGCAGTCCTGCTTTCTCATTACCACGTTCTCGCACTTGCAGCCGTCGAGAATTGGTCTGAGCCAAGGCTCGTTCTCCTCATTCTCTGTTCTGACATATAGCCTTCTTTCCGGCTGCCTTACAATAAAAGTGTGGTCCTTGCCGTCCCTGAGTCCGGGGGGATGCTCAATGTACACCCAGTCGTCTCCGACAACCTTTCCGTTGGGATGCTGAAAGAGCCTGTTGACCTGAGTTGTCTTACCAGTCCCCGTAGGAGCAACGATTACTACCCCTCTTCCACCCAGTTCGGCGCAGGCACCATGAATGGAGTGCGTATTGTAATGTCTCTCGAGAATTGCCGCAGCCATACCGAGTGCCCAGCTTTTTGCCTGCCCGTAATATTCGGTATTCACAAACAGGGAAGTGTTGAGTTCCGGCGAGTAGAAAGCCTGAGGCTCCATGTCAGGAACGCCCACGACGCTGTACATGAATGCGTGCGGAAGCACATCCCTATTATTCGGTGCCGGCCACCAGTTTTCCCTCCAGAAGTCATACTGGTGCTCGCTGTTCCCCACATACCTCACAATGATGCCGTTGATATTTGCGTCCCAGACATATTTCCTGTGATATGGAATGTAATTCGAAACATGAGCCAGGAGTCCGTTCATTTCTTTTGCCGGCACATCTTTTCTGGACTTCGCCCTTGAAGTCTCCTTTGTTATGTAATTGTTGAGCATCGACATTCAGACACCGGCTAACAATTCGCAGTGTTGTATTAAAATAATGGCAAAAGGAATGTCATCGTTTGTCAGTGCGGCATGACACTTTACTGGCACTTCCGTGCCGTCTATTTTAATGGAGGAGAACATTCACCCGACAGGGAAGGCAGGGAATTGCTGTGGTTCTTAGAATGCTCGTCGACGAAAGAGGCCGTAAATTTCTTTTCGAGGGAGACAGAGGGAGTGTGAAGATCGGCGGGCTGGGCGTGGTCAGCATTGACAGGCTTGTAAAATTCAGTGATGGGGACGAAGTGCAAATTGCAGGTAAAAAGTTCAGACTGCTTCCGCCGACAATTGAAGATGTCCTTTCCTCTATTTACCGGGGACCGCAGATAATAATGCCAAAGGATGCCGCCCTGATAGTGCACCACCTGAGCATCGGGTGCGGCTCCACAGTGGTTGAGGGAGGTTCCGGTTCCGGAAGTCTGGCACTCTCTCTCCTCAAGGCGGTATACCCGACAGGAAGGGTCATTAGCTTCGACAACAGGAAAGAACATCTCAGCATAGCATCAAGGAACGTCCACGCATCAGGCATGTCGTCGTCATGGTATCCGGTGCTCGGAGACATCAGGAACGTATCCTTAGGAAGAAAGGTGGATGCCATGGCCGTTGATATTCCGGATCCCTGGAATGTGTTTTCTGCCGCATCCTCAATCCTTAAAACAGGAGGTATTCTTGCGATATATGTCCCCACTATAAATCAGACGGAAAGAACCGTCGTTTCCTCAGCCGGAACTGTTTTTTCCCATGAGGTCAGCTTTGAAAGCATTTTCAGAAAGCTGGAAATCAATGAGGGCGCAAGCAGACACAGTTTTGACACCCTCGGTCATTCTGGTTACATCTCGATATTCAGAAAGACGTTCGAAATGCCTGTATGATCGGATGATACTGCCAGCCGAAGTTTCAACAGTTTTTAATCCAGGCAATGATTAGAGGGAACTGTCAGGAGTCGGAAGCTGTTGGCAGACATTGCATTCTTTATCGCATCCGCCGCTGCGATATTCGTTGTCGTGAACCCAATCGGAAACGTGCCATTTTTCCAGACGCTCACAGCAGGTTATGACAGTGCAATGAAGAAGAGGGTGATTATGAAGGTGATCTACATAACACTCGGTGCACTGATACTTTTCGGTCTCTTTGGTAAATTCATTTTCGCAATTTACGGAATAACACTTCCTGCATTCGAGATTGCGGGTGGCATACTTCTTTTTACAACCTCCTTCTCGATGCTGCAGGGTGAAAATCCGAGGACCAAAGCCTCTAAGGAGGATGAAGATGAAGCGCTTGCGAGGGAATCCGTTGGTATCGTGCCCCTCGGAATACCGCTGTTTGCAGGACCAGGTGCCATAACAACGGTGATAATCTTCTTCGGTGAGGCGAAAGGTGTTCTGGACGCCATTTTTGTGCTTGTTTCAATAGCGATAACAGTTGTTGCATCCTACGTTGCGCTTGTTTATTCCGAGCCTCTCTTCAGGCGAATGGGAAGGAT includes:
- a CDS encoding AAA-associated domain-containing protein; the encoded protein is MPNPHAGVSEIIGLLEAVNDFDGNVNASVLADDFDLEIDEIYPAIESAEMLGLISTPEGDVRLTDAGRAFLKADIQNRKDILREQMLKVESFSKLIEKLRTSSEHRMKRTEVMKYISDTMKSMHPDLLFTTLTNWARYAELLRFDADEDEVYLVG
- a CDS encoding HAD hydrolase-like protein, translating into MNYRYKAALLDFDLTLVDMSDIVDWKSAGIEVGSILLRNGFDISGLKYLPVSLLRESARFDSGPERTRKERWSEASHKLCVYECRGAMRASMKDGCMDLLKYLKNRKIMTAITSSNCCEAINSCLRRLDLDGFVDISVSRDDVLWEMKPNPRAVRIALETLSARPEETFGLGDSVVDISAFLACGVTPFGITGGMAAYDELEEAGAEKVFNSLFEVINELDHPTR
- a CDS encoding 2-oxoacid:ferredoxin oxidoreductase subunit beta, which translates into the protein MLEKQLIDLKTFESDIRPDWCPGCGDFGALSAVKNALAGLGIEPHNVLISSGIGCSSNFPGYIRTYGHHGLHGRPVPVAVGAKIANPALTVLAIAGDGDEYGIGFNHVVHAARRNHDIKLLVLNNEIYGLTTGQLSPTSKLGQKTKTTPYGSSIYPLNPLSSLLGIGATFVARGFSGQVKPLTRMIEEAIHHRGFALVDILSPCVTWNDIYDEIRAKMYDLDSVKHDSSDFNAAMSRAHESEKIPLGIFYRREDLPTFEEQLKQTNGGIAPVSGVRKFNETERNLALSLFE
- a CDS encoding 2-oxoacid:acceptor oxidoreductase subunit alpha → MNEMDITIRLGAAAGDGIQSAGEIVTRMLSRSGQYVVTYNGNQSLIRGGHVWFHIHAGNWRVTSLGYGIDYLLALTQLAFDEHVGRINRGGAVIYDPKFVKAGPVPEGVTPVPLPLTEIALKYDKRPLMKNTVGIGAIAGILNIDRRILENVIREQFASKRPEVIEGNVKAAVEGYLKTEVDFVPTKTLEFDYSIRRKYTHANFALAAGAVNAGCRFYAAYPMSPASPILHFMAYNAKKMGISVLLAEDEISAIGSTIGAAFTGARAMCGTSGGGFALMQEAFGMAAMNETPIVVVDVMRAGPSTGLPTKTAQGDLNMMLGISQDDFPRVIIAPRNPEETFNTMSRAFNIAEKYQVPVIVLLDFGIGDGGYSTIENLNFDEDIDRGKLIADVEKNGSAWFRRYQLTEDGISPRVLPGTPNGMFVAKTDEHDEYGHDLSDVEAGLASAVDMRIKMMKKRMGKLNGIAGEMKLPEIAGPKDADLSIVCWGSTSNPVREALRTLWKEGFSVNSIEFTDIFPLRWSEISAMLHSAKRLLDIEANYTGQMAGLIARETGTIIADRLLSYSGEPIEPAEIVNRIKELLKTKAS
- a CDS encoding MarC family protein, yielding MADIAFFIASAAAIFVVVNPIGNVPFFQTLTAGYDSAMKKRVIMKVIYITLGALILFGLFGKFIFAIYGITLPAFEIAGGILLFTTSFSMLQGENPRTKASKEDEDEALARESVGIVPLGIPLFAGPGAITTVIIFFGEAKGVLDAIFVLVSIAITVVASYVALVYSEPLFRRMGRMGAMAFSRIEGILLAALAVQFIITGVTAVLHAVL